The proteins below come from a single Balaenoptera musculus isolate JJ_BM4_2016_0621 chromosome 1, mBalMus1.pri.v3, whole genome shotgun sequence genomic window:
- the LOC118904200 gene encoding bolA-like protein 3 isoform X2, translating to METWSQAAAAPLLSGTRRLPLLHCAQHMFASQTEGELKVTQILKEKFPRATAIKVTDISGGCIKRRNQRYARIADIYLCPQTLTMPWLCRCCY from the exons ATGGAAACGTGGAGCCAGGCCGCGGCCGCGCCCCTGCTCAGCGGAACCCGCCGCCTTCCTCTTCTCCACTGTGCTCAGCACATGTTTGCCTCGCAGACTGAGGGGGAGCTCAAAGTGACCCAAATTCTCAAAGAAAAGTTTCCTCGAGCTACAGCTATCAAAGTCACTGACATTTCAGGAGGCT GCATTAAAAGAAGGAATCAAAG gtatgcaCGGATTGCAGATATTTACCTCTGTCCCCAAACACTGACCATGCCCTGGCTGTGTAGATGTTGCTACTAA
- the LOC118904200 gene encoding bolA-like protein 3 isoform X1: protein METWSQAAAAPLLSGTRRLPLLHCAQHMFASQTEGELKVTQILKEKFPRATAIKVTDISGGCGAMYEIQIELEEFKEKRMVQQHQMVNQALKEGIKGMHGLQIFTSVPKH, encoded by the exons ATGGAAACGTGGAGCCAGGCCGCGGCCGCGCCCCTGCTCAGCGGAACCCGCCGCCTTCCTCTTCTCCACTGTGCTCAGCACATGTTTGCCTCGCAGACTGAGGGGGAGCTCAAAGTGACCCAAATTCTCAAAGAAAAGTTTCCTCGAGCTACAGCTATCAAAGTCACTGACATTTCAGGAGGCTGTGGGGCAAtgtatgaaattcaaattgaattggaagaatttaaGGAGAAGAGAATGGTCCAACAGCACCAGATGGTAAATCAGGCATTAAAAGAAGGAATCAAAG gtatgcaCGGATTGCAGATATTTACCTCTGTCCCCAAACACTGA